In Perognathus longimembris pacificus isolate PPM17 chromosome 3, ASM2315922v1, whole genome shotgun sequence, a single window of DNA contains:
- the Tfip11 gene encoding tuftelin-interacting protein 11: MSLSHLYRDGEGRVDDDDDERENFEITDWDLQNEFNPNRQRHWQTKEEATYGVWAEHDSDEERPSFGGKRARDYSAPVNFISAGLKKGAAEEAELEDSDEEEKPAKQEDFPKDFGPKKLRTGGNFKPSQKGFAGGSKSFMDFGSWERHTKGIGQKLLQKMGYVPGRGLGKNAQGIINPIEAKQRKGKGAVGAYGSERATQSLQDFPVVDSEEEAEEEFQKELSQWRKDPSGGKKKPKYSYKTVEELKAKGRISKKLTAPQKELSQVKVIDMTGREQKVYYSYSQISHKHGVPDDGLPPAAQPPPLPGKETKAPGFALPELEHNLQLLIELTEQEIIQSDRQLQHERDMVVNLSHELEKMSEVLEHEERVISNLSKVLEMVEECERRLQPHCPDPLTLDECARIFQTLQDKYYEEYRMSDRVDLAVAIVYPLMKDYFKEWDPLKDCTYGTQIISKWKSLLENDQILSHGGQDLSADAFHRLIWEVWMPFVRNIVTQWQPRNCEPMVDFLDSWAHIIPVWVLENILDQLIFPKLQKEVDSWNPLTDTVPIHSWIHPWLPLMQARLEPLYSPIRSKLSSALQKWHPSDASAKLILQPWKDVFTPGSWEAFMVKNIVPKLGMCLGELVINPHQQHMDAFYWVMDWEGVISVSSLVGLLEKHFFPKWLQVLCSWLSNSPNYEEITKWYLGWKSVFSDQVLAHPAVKDKFNEALDIMNRAVSSNVGAYMQPGARENIAYLTHTERRKDFQYEAMQERREAENMAQRGIGVAASSVPMNFKDLIETKAEEHNIVFMPVIGKRHEGKQLYTFGRIVIYIDRGVVFVQGEKTWVPTSLQSLIDMAK; encoded by the exons ATGTCACTGTCCCACTTGTACCGGGATGGAGAAGGCCGagtggatgatgatgatgatgaacggGAGAACTTTGAGATCACTGACTGGGATCTCCAGAATGAGTTCAACCCCAACCGGCAGCGGCACTGGCAGACCAAGGAAGAGGCCACCTATGGAGTGTGGGCTGAGCACGACTCAGATGAAGAGAGGCCCAGCTTTGGAGGCAAACG GGCCCGAGACTACTCTGCACCCGTGAACTTCATCAGCGCTGGACTCAAGAAAGGGGCAGCTGAAGAGGCAGAGTTGGAAGATTCTGATGAGGAAGAGAAGCCTGCCAAGCAGGAAGACTTCCCGAAGGATTTTGGACCAAAGAAGCTGAGAACG gGAGGCAACTTTAAGCCCAGCCAGAAGGGCTTCGCAGGCGGAAGCAAGTCCTTCATGGACTTTGGCAGTTGGGAAAGACATACGAAGGGGATTGGGCAGAAGCTTCTGCAGAAGATGGGCTATGTCCCTGGCCGGGGCCTCGGGAAGAATGCCCAAG GCATCATCAACCCGATTGAGGCCAagcagaggaagggaaaaggtGCAGTGGGAGCCTATGGCTCAGAGCGGGCTACGCAGTCCCTGCAAGACTTCCCTGTGGTGGACtcagaggaggaggctgaggag GAGTTCCAGAAGGAGCTGAGCCAGTGGAGGAAAGACCCCAGCGGAGGCAAGAAGAAGCCCAAGTACTCTTACAAGACAGTGGAAGAGCTGAAGGCCAAGGGTAGAATCAGCAAGAAGCTCACTGCCCCCCAGAAGGAGCTTTCTCAGGTCAAG GTCATCGACATGACGGGCCGGGAGCAGAAGGTCTACTACAGCTACAGCCAGATCAGCCACAAGCACGGCGTGCCGGACGATGGGCTGCCCCCGGCCGCCCAGCCACCGCCGCTGCCAGGCAAGGAGACCAAGGCTCCGGGCTTTGCGCTGCCTGAGCTGGAGCACAACCTGCAGCTTCTCATCGAGCTCACGGAGCAGGAGATCATCCAGAGCGACCGGCAGCTGCAGCATGAGCGGGACATGGTGGTGAACCTCTCGCACGAGCTGGAGAAGATGTCTGAGGTGCTGGAGCACGAGGAGCGCGTCATCTCTAACCTCAGCAAGGTGCTGGAGATGGTGGAGGAGTGCGAGCGGCGCCTGCAGCCTCACTGCCCAGACCCCCTCACGCTCGACGAGTGCGCCCGCATCTTCCAGACCCTGCAGGACAAGTACTACGAGGAGTACCGCATGTCGGACCGCGTGGACCTGGCCGTGGCCATCGTCTACCCACTCATGAAAGACTACTTCAAGGAGTGGGACCCCCTCAAg GACTGCACCTATGGCACCCAGATCATCTCCAAGTGGAAGAGCCTGCTGGAGAATGACCAGATCCTGTCCCACGGTGGCCAGGACCTCTCAGCTGATGCTTTTCACAG GCTCATATGGGAAGTTTGGATGCCTTTTGTTCGAAATATCGTCACCCAGTGGCAGCCAAGGAACTGTGAGCCCATGGTGGACTTCCTGGACAGCTGGGCACACATCATCCCTGTGTGGGTGCTGGAAAACATACTGGACCAGCTCATTTTCCCCAAGCTGCAAAAGGAG GTGGACAGCTGGAACCCACTGACAGACACGGTGCCCATCCACTCGTGGATCCACCCATGGCTGCCCCTCATGCAGGCACGGCTGGAGCCACTCTACTCGCCCATCCGCAGCAAGCTGTCCAGTGCCCTGCAGAAGTGGCACCCCAGCGACGCTTCAGCCAAGCTCATCCTGCAGCCCTGGAAGGATGTCTTCACCCCGGGCTCCTGGGAGGCCTTCATGGTGAAGAACATTGTGCCCAAGCTGG GCATGTGTCTGGGTGAGCTGGTTATCAACCCCCACCAGCAGCACATGGACGCCTTCTACTGGGTGATGGATTGGGAAGGTGTGATCTCGGTCTCCAGCCTGGTGGGCCTTCTGGAGAAGCACTTCTTCCCCAAGTGGCTGCAG GTGCTATGCTCCTGGCTCAGTAATAGCCCCAATTATGAGGAGATTACCAAGTGGTACCTGGGCTGGAAGTCCGTGTTCTCAGACCAGGTGCTGGCCCACCCAGCTGTCAAGGACAAGTTCAACGAAGCACTGGACATCATGAACAGGGCAGTGTCCTCCAATGTCG GGGCCTACATGCAGCCAGGAGCACGGGAGAACATCGCGtacctcacacacacagagcgcaGGAAGGACTTCCAGTACGAGGCCATGCAGGAGCGGCGGGAGGCTGAGAACATGGCCCAGAGGGGCATCGGTGTGGCCGCCAGCTCTGTGCCTATGAACTTCAAGGACCTCATTGAGACCAAGGCGGAGGAGCACAACATCGTCTTCATGCCTGTCATCGGCAAGCGGCACGAGGGCAAGCAGCTGTACACTTTTGGCCGGATTGTCATCTACATCGACCGGGGTGTGGTGTTTGTGCAGGGCGAGAAGACCTGGGTGCCCACCTCCCTGCAAAGCCTCATCGACATGGCCAAATAG
- the Srrd gene encoding SRR1-like protein isoform X2, whose translation MAAAAPEAWQTVSSRGRPRSAARRQRIANAGGARAEVEADCGVVLRRLREAENDLLVSDFWSSALEPIRQCLSKQLQQMKSPIGNLPEALGSLFLHSPPATSDRAAGFHPGGSLALDACLVQCVCYGLGNFASCITARTQLAFLLLLLDRCQIPRNHCWVYDPLFSQLEIAVLSMLGVAVLTENEEGKRSVQGEPTIFYMPHCGTALYNNLLWSNWSVAALSKMVVIGNSFTGLRERMLTRVLHKNYPYVAKEEPNYQECEDLEIIRKQPAHAAAVPPNPGATEEGLH comes from the exons ATGGCGGCGGCCGCCCCGGAGGCCTGGCAGACGGTCTCCTCGCGCGGGAGGCCTCGCTCGGCCGCGCGGCGGCAGAGAATCGCGAACGCTGGAGGCGCTCGTGCGGAGGTCGAGGCGGACTGCGGAGTCGTGCTTCGTCGCCTTCGAGAGGCCGA GAATGACCTGCTTGTCTCTGATTTCTGGAGCTCAGCACTAG AACCCATCAGGCAATGCCTTTCAAAGCAGCTGCAACAAATGAAGTCCCCAATAGGGAACCTTCCAGAAGCCCTTGGAAGCCTGTTTCTTCACTCACCACCAGCCACATCAGACAGGGCAGCTGGCTTCCACCCAGGAGGGAGCCTGGCTTTGGATGCCTGCCTGGTGCAGTGTGTTTGCTATGGGCTGGGGAATTTCGCCTCCTGCATCACAGCCCGCACCCAGCTGGCATTTCTGCTCCTCCTGCTGGACCGGTGCCAG aTACCCAGAAATCACTGCTGGGTCTATGACCCTCTGTTCAGTCAGCTTGAAATTGCGGTTCTCAGCATGCTCGGCGTGGCTGTTCTCACTGAGAACGAG GAAGGGAAGCGGAGTGTGCAAGGCGAGCCCACCATCTTCTACATGCCACACTGTGGGACAGCGCTGTATAACAACCTTTTATGGAGCAACTGGTCAGTAGCTGCCCTTTCCAAGATGGTGGTCATTGGGAACAGCTTCACAGGCCTCAGGGAAAG gaTGCTGACGAGGGTTCTGCACAAGAATTACCCGTATGTGGCAAAG GAGGAGCCCAATTACCAGGAATGTGAGGACCTGGAGATCATCAGGAAGCAGCCTGCCCATGCTGCAGCTGTTCCCCCGAACCCTGGTGCCACAGAAGAGGGGCTGCACTGA
- the Srrd gene encoding SRR1-like protein isoform X1, which yields MAAAAPEAWQTVSSRGRPRSAARRQRIANAGGARAEVEADCGVVLRRLREAENDLLVSDFWSSALEPIRQCLSKQLQQMKSPIGNLPEALGSLFLHSPPATSDRAAGFHPGGSLALDACLVQCVCYGLGNFASCITARTQLAFLLLLLDRCQIPRNHCWVYDPLFSQLEIAVLSMLGVAVLTENEEGKRSVQGEPTIFYMPHCGTALYNNLLWSNWSVAALSKMVVIGNSFTGLRERMLTRVLHKNYPYVAKVLEGLEELQLPDTPQYADTFNDTSVHWFPRPRLEQLPRDLWAFQEEPNYQECEDLEIIRKQPAHAAAVPPNPGATEEGLH from the exons ATGGCGGCGGCCGCCCCGGAGGCCTGGCAGACGGTCTCCTCGCGCGGGAGGCCTCGCTCGGCCGCGCGGCGGCAGAGAATCGCGAACGCTGGAGGCGCTCGTGCGGAGGTCGAGGCGGACTGCGGAGTCGTGCTTCGTCGCCTTCGAGAGGCCGA GAATGACCTGCTTGTCTCTGATTTCTGGAGCTCAGCACTAG AACCCATCAGGCAATGCCTTTCAAAGCAGCTGCAACAAATGAAGTCCCCAATAGGGAACCTTCCAGAAGCCCTTGGAAGCCTGTTTCTTCACTCACCACCAGCCACATCAGACAGGGCAGCTGGCTTCCACCCAGGAGGGAGCCTGGCTTTGGATGCCTGCCTGGTGCAGTGTGTTTGCTATGGGCTGGGGAATTTCGCCTCCTGCATCACAGCCCGCACCCAGCTGGCATTTCTGCTCCTCCTGCTGGACCGGTGCCAG aTACCCAGAAATCACTGCTGGGTCTATGACCCTCTGTTCAGTCAGCTTGAAATTGCGGTTCTCAGCATGCTCGGCGTGGCTGTTCTCACTGAGAACGAG GAAGGGAAGCGGAGTGTGCAAGGCGAGCCCACCATCTTCTACATGCCACACTGTGGGACAGCGCTGTATAACAACCTTTTATGGAGCAACTGGTCAGTAGCTGCCCTTTCCAAGATGGTGGTCATTGGGAACAGCTTCACAGGCCTCAGGGAAAG gaTGCTGACGAGGGTTCTGCACAAGAATTACCCGTATGTGGCAAAG GTCCTAGAGGGCCTGGAGGAGCTGCAGCTTCCGGACACCCCACAATATGCGGACACCTTCAATGACACCTCCGTGCACTGGTTCCCCAGGCCACGGCTGGAGCAACTCCCCAGGGACCTGTGGGCCTTTCAGGAGGAGCCCAATTACCAGGAATGTGAGGACCTGGAGATCATCAGGAAGCAGCCTGCCCATGCTGCAGCTGTTCCCCCGAACCCTGGTGCCACAGAAGAGGGGCTGCACTGA
- the Srrd gene encoding SRR1-like protein isoform X3 yields the protein MAAAAPEAWQTVSSRGRPRSAARRQRIANAGGARAEVEADCGVVLRRLREAENDLLVSDFWSSALEPIRQCLSKQLQQMKSPIGNLPEALGSLFLHSPPATSDRAAGFHPGGSLALDACLVQCVCYGLGNFASCITARTQLAFLLLLLDRCQIPRNHCWVYDPLFSQLEIAVLSMLGVAVLTENEEGKRSVQGEPTIFYMPHCGTALYNNLLWSNWSVAALSKMVVIGNSFTGLRERMLTRVLHKNYPYVAKATAGATPQGPVGLSGGAQLPGM from the exons ATGGCGGCGGCCGCCCCGGAGGCCTGGCAGACGGTCTCCTCGCGCGGGAGGCCTCGCTCGGCCGCGCGGCGGCAGAGAATCGCGAACGCTGGAGGCGCTCGTGCGGAGGTCGAGGCGGACTGCGGAGTCGTGCTTCGTCGCCTTCGAGAGGCCGA GAATGACCTGCTTGTCTCTGATTTCTGGAGCTCAGCACTAG AACCCATCAGGCAATGCCTTTCAAAGCAGCTGCAACAAATGAAGTCCCCAATAGGGAACCTTCCAGAAGCCCTTGGAAGCCTGTTTCTTCACTCACCACCAGCCACATCAGACAGGGCAGCTGGCTTCCACCCAGGAGGGAGCCTGGCTTTGGATGCCTGCCTGGTGCAGTGTGTTTGCTATGGGCTGGGGAATTTCGCCTCCTGCATCACAGCCCGCACCCAGCTGGCATTTCTGCTCCTCCTGCTGGACCGGTGCCAG aTACCCAGAAATCACTGCTGGGTCTATGACCCTCTGTTCAGTCAGCTTGAAATTGCGGTTCTCAGCATGCTCGGCGTGGCTGTTCTCACTGAGAACGAG GAAGGGAAGCGGAGTGTGCAAGGCGAGCCCACCATCTTCTACATGCCACACTGTGGGACAGCGCTGTATAACAACCTTTTATGGAGCAACTGGTCAGTAGCTGCCCTTTCCAAGATGGTGGTCATTGGGAACAGCTTCACAGGCCTCAGGGAAAG gaTGCTGACGAGGGTTCTGCACAAGAATTACCCGTATGTGGCAAAG GCCACGGCTGGAGCAACTCCCCAGGGACCTGTGGGCCTTTCAGGAGGAGCCCAATTACCAGGAATGTGA